Part of the Drosophila kikkawai strain 14028-0561.14 chromosome 3L, DkikHiC1v2, whole genome shotgun sequence genome is shown below.
GGTCTCGCCATTCAACTGAAATCGAAATGAGATCCAAATTGTAGGATTAACATGGAAGACTTTATCTTAGATATAATGTGATAGCAAAAGGAATACATTTATCAAGGAAATGAATTACTCTCTTGTGCCTTTTTGactttaattagttttaagctattaatataatattttatccGAGACTAGCATTATGATACCACTAAATGAGTCAAGCtacaatattaatattaacaatATACATTTGTACAACTAAAAACAATCAGTATTTGGAAAGGATAAGAAATATGTGTGCTTTACTTACTGTTGGGGCGCCCTCAAGCTTTTCTTCACCCACCTGCTCATTGGTTGcagttgttgtggttgttgccGTCGAGTTGCTGGTGACCGACTTGTTGGTGGTGGCATCATCGGCCACCTTGAGCTTCGCCAGCTGGGAGCGGAGTTCTTCAAACTTGTTGTTGGCTTGCTCGAAATCAAAGTCGCCCTCAAACTTAATCTTGTTGCGCGGCTTGTTTTGATTGGCCGACTGAGGACGATAGTTCTGCAAcataatacaatttattaaagtAAAACAATCTGATAGCGATGTTTGTTTCGTGGGAAATATTTACCTGATTGGGACGCATTGGACCCCGGGATCCCATTCCGCGATTACGCATCATCATGTTGTTCGTATTTTGGCCATTGCCGCCGCGGTGCATGTTCCAGGCTCCATTGCCACCAtttcctcctccgccgccgttTCCACctcgctgttgctgctgctgctgttgcattcCATTACCGCCTCCGCGATTGCGCTGATTGTTGttatagttgttgttgtagttatTATCCATCTGACGGCCGGAATCGCGACGATcccgctgctgttggtgctggtTGTAGAAGTCGTTTCCACTACCGCCACctcgctgttgctgctgcatattgttgctgttggacCCGCCGCGTtgctgctgcgcctgctgatgatgctgctggtgGTTCTGGCGCTTATGACCTGCATCGCGCCCGTTGCCACCACCCTGAGCAGCGTTCTGTTGCtggtgcagctgctgctgctgggtcaGCTCGGCCGTCGGACTGACAATCAGGCTGATGGGCGTCGTGGAACGCGAGGCTCCGGCCAGCATGTCTAGAACGGAAACTATACACATATAGAGGACGCAAcgagaagaaaaaataatgcgTGCAATCACAGGTAAGTATTATTTAAAGGTATGATACATTTTTACGAAATTatagcttttaaaataaaaatttggaaattattacttagtataaaaatatgtttgcaAGAACAAGATAAGAAAGACCTTAAGTTAGGAAAATTAAGATTAGATtccttattaaataatataaaaaataaataagataaaagaaacaaaactcacttggctgcttctgctggggcttctgctgctgctggttgccGCCAATGTGCATGAAGGGTCCACTACCCGGGGCTCCCGAGCCTGGTGCTAGCGATCCGCCGCCAGAGTTGCCAACCATGTTGGCCAGATTGGGGCCACCGAGGTTTCCAAACGGATTTCCATTGCCGTATCCAGGGCCGCCAGGAGCTCCGGAGCCACCACTACCACCACCGACGCCCGGCATAGACGGGGCGCCATGCGGgggctgctgcggcggcacttgctgctgttgctgctgctgctggggaggCGCGTTCATTCCGCTGGGCATTGGAAAGTGTTGCGGCATAACCTGGGGCGGGCCATTCTGGAGCTGCGCCTGCATGATCGCCGGGTCATTGTGGTGCGGCAACGTATGGTTGTTGACGACGCGAATGTCCTTGATGTCCGATCCCCGGAAGAGTATGTAGTCATAGATCTGAGACTGCGGCGCTATCTGGAACTGGGTATCCCGATCCTCCGTACCGAAGGAGCGCACTAGATAGATAAGCGGGAGAACATGGTTAGTTCCGTGCAAAAGTCCATTttgcataaatacatattcaatTTAAGGTTAGACCGCCGCGTTTCCTATTTAACCTCAACGCGGCCGGGAATGGATGAGAGACGGAAAGAGAAACGCATGTTTTGCCGGTATTCGTGAGTTCTACTTTGCATCCATCCCCACAGGGCACTGACACCCGTAACGGTAGCCGCACGTCCCGTTATCTGGCGCcaaatcgaaattgttttTGCAAGTAGACGTTCCGTTCCAAACAACTTGCAATAatggtgtgggtgtgtgtatgtgtgccatgtaaaatgcaaaagcaacactgtacaacaacaacaatagcgaGCGAGACAAAAACAGGGCCAAAGCCAACATGACAAACAAAAAGCATAAGTGAGAGCGCGAGAGACAGGAGGATAAAGAGAGAGCGAGACAGCGGGCGGCACTGCACTCTCAAATTACTGTAAAAACTAACAAGAGGtacgaataaaaaaaaaaaaatgtggacAAGAGAACGAACGCAAGAGAAATTGGAAGATTTCGTATTCTTCCATTTTCTTTTTCGATGAACCGTTTTTTACAGCGATTTTTGGCGCAGATTACGGCACCTATATCCCATATATATAGAGTTGAGGGGGCGGAAAAGCAATTACGTGGGAGAAATTCGGGGGACTTACCACTCGACAGAGCGATGGTGCACTCCTGCGGATCCACGGTGTACAGGCGGCCCTCATACCTGATGTCCGCCTTGGAAATAAGGCTGATTTTTGAGCCCAACTCCGGCAATCCCCCGCTCATCTTGGTTATGTTTCACTGTACCTCACTCACTCCGAAATgcaaactattattattaggtGTTTGCCAACAGCGCGCGGCGTACCAATTGTTCACAAATTTctggcaaaagcaaacaattGTAGCGAGCGCGACGACAACGATTTCTCGATGGTTTCAGCCTCTCCACTACTTCTCTTCTCTTCTGTTCGCTTTTCTTTTCGGTTTTTTCTCGGTTCTCACACGCAATTACTTTCAGGTTTCAGGGCGATTTTGCGGCCAATCGCCTATTGGCCAAGCTCGCTATATTCTCCTTCGTTTTTGCACAGGTGTGCCAAACTCTTTTCCAATGTCTGTGGTGCAGCACACACGGCCTTAAATGtgaaaatttgcaattttcgACGCACAAATCTTTTCTTCGTCCGTCTGCGAAAACCTACCCGTCGAAAATGAACGATTTTTAGCGAGTGCCGCGATGGTATCGATGGTTTAGCAGGCTCTAGGCTGGAGCTGCCGCGTTGGTCATTTTATAGCTGGTTTCAGCTTTTAAGTTTCGCAATTAGtataatttcctttttcaatttaattgattCAAGTGATTTATTGTGATTTAGTGCATAATCTGGCTTTCGAATTTCCCAAATTCCCCAATAATAATCCAAATACAAGAAGGAACAACATGAATCTTGCAGTTCCTCGACGGTTGGTCCCGAATTCACCGTCAAATCCATGATATTcataattattacattttagaTGAATATTtgctaataatatttttaattcgatttttttttttaattaataaaaagaattttaatatataattttttaaataataatatttttattggctAAGTGGAATATATACGACTTTTTGCAATCACTGGTTTATTGGGCATCTTCTACTTACAACACGAATTAAATTTgtagaatttataattttttataattatcttttttttatccAGCCCTCGTTACTTTTGTTGCGATAGTCTAAAATCAATCGGTAGCGCCACCGAGCTACTATCGATGTTTTGTCATCTCTAGCTTCACTCGGCGCTTCTTTTCTCTCCTTTTCAAAGCAAATCACCAACTGAAAATGCGCTGGCATTTTATGGCTTTTTCGCTCAATTAATTGTGTTAAAGTGTGTAAAATATAGCAAAACCAACATGCCACCTCAACTGGATCCGATAAGCGTCCGCACGGCGCGGCTGAACAACCTGATTCTGGGCAAAGGAGTCGGCGTCTGTGCGAAACCCGCGGGAAATGCCAGCGGATCATCGTCCTCCGTTTCATCCGTCAGGAGAAGCGTAGTTCCTGTGAGCACCACCAGTGCCGCTGTGGCAGAGGCCGTGTGCCGGGAAGGGCTTCTGGATGCCTTTTGTCTGCTGTACAACGAATGCGACAAGGACGCGCTGAAGAAGCGGGATCGCAACATCGCTGAGTTTGTCAACAAATGTGAGTcacttataaatttttaagcctttgaaaaatttatattaaaatagaaagTAGTCCTCTCACGAATCCAGTATtagcatttattttgattccATTCCTCCAACAGTTCGTCCCATCGTGGAGGAGACCCGCAAACTGCGAGTGAATGCAGATGACTTCCTAATCAAGGGGCTTATTGGTCAGGGCTACTTTGGAAACGTTCATCTGGTTGTGGAGCGGCAAACCAATGATATTTACGCCATGAAAAAGATCAAAAAGTCGGTGGTCACCACGTCTCAGGTCAAGGAGGAGCGGGACATCATGTCTATTCGCCATTCCGAGTGGCTAATTAATCTGCAGTATGCTTTTCAGGTGAATTTCACTCAGCCTTTATCCTTTAGCGtcgttaattaattaagaatttacGCTTAGGACAACGATAACCTGTACTTGGTGATGGAGTATATGCCTGGCGGGGATCTGCTCAGTTTGATGTCACGTCATGGCCCTTTCGACGAGGACTTGGCTCGCTTTTACCTGGCCGAACTCACTGTTGCGCTGCACACACTCCACGAGATGGGCTATGTGCATCGGGATATCAAGCCAGAGAATATACTGATCGATCGTTTTGGGCACATTAAACTGGCAGATTTCGGCAATGCTGCTGCCCTGGATCGGGACGGACATGTGCTGAGCCTGTCGCCCGTTGGAACACCCGATTATATTGCTCCCGAGCTGCTGCAAACCATTTCGACCTACAAACTGTCCAAGTCGATGCACGATGTGAGTAGAACTGTACGATCGCAGAGCTGCTGAAAAGATGCCAAGGTGTTCCCAACTCCTATAACTAAAGCCATATACAATCCGTTCTTAGGTGAGCTGCGATTACTGGTCCATGGGCATCATCGGTTATGAGCTAATCTGCGAAACCACGCCCTTCCACGAGGATAACGTGCACGAGACCTACTCAAAAATCCTCTCCCACTGCGAGGAGAGTCATCTGAAGGAGCTGATCAACTTTCCCAGCGACTTGAAGGTATCGCACAACTACAGGAACCTGATTGAGTCCCTGGTCACGAATCCCTCGAAGCGTCTGTCCTACGAACGCATTAAAAAGCATCCCTTCTTCGACGACATTCAGTGGGGCTCCATACGCTCACAGGTTCCGCCGATTATTCCAACGATCAAGTCGGACGACGACACTTCGAACTTTGAGGATGGAACGCGACACAAGTCACGTCGGGAGCAGGGGGGAGTGGCCAAAAGGTCGCTGTCAACCAACATGAAATCGAATGATTTTAGTGGCAAGGACTTGCCATTCATTGGCTACAGCTTTGTGCACATGGAGAAGACGTCACTCACAGCTGGAAATGATGAAAAGTTGCAGGAGAAGCTAAAGGAGCTTTTGCAGAAACTCAAGGCCAGGGAGAATGAGATTTCCATGCTGAAGCAGGATCTCATGCGGGCACAGCAATCCCTCAAGAAGACGGACAATAAGTCACAGGTCGTCAACGATGCTAAAATGGAAATCAAGAAGCTGCAGCATATTATCAAGGAGAAAACCATGGAGTTGGCAAACTGCAAGACCCAGATCAAGACGCTTCAGAGCTCGGCGAAAATAGACGAGGAAATGTGGTCGAAAAAGGAGGCCACCATCACAGATCTCCTACGGCTAAATCGCCAGAAGTACGAAGAGGCCAAGATTGCCTCGGAGCAGAGATACGAAAAGCAGTTGGCCGACAAGAAACAAGAACTAGCCGCCACGCTGCAGAAGATGGATGCCCGGGAGCTGGAGTTTATAGCCAAGAACGATGAGTGCCGGCATATAACCCTAAAGTTGGAGAACTACAAGGACATGGTACAGCAGCTCAAGGATCAGCATCTAAAATCCGAGGCCAACAGCGAGGAGCAGAGGCGCCAGATGGCCGAATCGTATGAGCAAAAGCTTTCGGAACTGCGGAAAAAGGTGCGCGACTCACAGGACACACATCGTCGCCTCACCATGGAGATGAAGGAGATAAGAACCGAGAGGGACGAGTCGATCAGCTCTAGCAAGTCTACCCAAGAAGCAAAGGATGCCACAGAGCGAAATATCGAACAAATACTGCGTCGTCTCAACCAGGAGATTGCCTCCAATAATGCATTGAATTCGGAGAAGGTTAAGCTGGAAACGAAGCTCAAGTTAAAGGAAAACGATATGCAAGAGGTGAAGGCCGAATGTCAGCGACTTGAGCGGGAACTTCAGGTAGGTGTTATAATAAGGGTATAAAACATTAGTgcgtaaaaaaaaacaataattaaggTAGTATGTCATGCATTTTTCTAGTTTATCAATGTgatattgttattaaaatatttatatttgcttaATAGTCCTTCAAATCACTTAAtatccttaaatatttattgaaaaaaaaagagtttcaatGAATTAAGTCTTTcaaacttataaaaaaaacgaataaaaatatacaacccCTAAAATCCATTTTATAAATCCCTATAAATTCCTATATTTAACCAAACGTAGCTCATTGAGTGTCGCTGCCAACTAGCCGAGTCCTCGCTGGCTTCCCAAGCTTCGCCATACGAAACAGCACCTGGCTCTCTGACCGAACTAAACGTGGTGGAAGACCAACTGCGCGCTGACTTGGAGGCAGCCAAGGAGAGCGAAAATCACCAGAAGGGACGTGCCGATCAATTGCAGGCGCTGGTCACCAAGCTAGAGCAGATGCTGGAACGTTTCAACGAGCAGAGTCTATCGCCTACCAAGTCGCACTCCGCCCGTAAGCCTGGAACCGAGACTGTTGGCGATATGCTCGAGCGCCAGAACGAGAAGCTGGAGGATAAGCTGGCCGCCGTGCAGGAGCAGATGATTGTGGAGCGTCAGGCGGCGCGGACAGCTAATCTGTCGCTCTGGAAGGTGGagaagcagctggaggaggcgCTCTCAGAGAAGAAGCTACTGGCCCGTCGCATGGAGCTAACTGAGGATCGCATTAAGAAGGCCCAAAATGCCAACGAGGAATCCCAGCGGATGCTGAAGTCGTCGCAGGAGGAAACGCGCCAGCGCGAGGCTCGGATCGAGGAGCTGAAGCAGGAGCTGGCTGCCGCCAAGAGGGATGTGCTAAAGGAGCATCGTCAGTGGGAGAAGGCCGAACAGGAGCGCATGAAGTGCAAGTCGGAGATAATAGAGCACTTGGCCAATGTGCACaagttgcagcagcaggagaCTGAGGTGCGTCAGAAACTGAAGCAGGTCCAGGCGCGCTTCGATGGACTGACTTTGGAGAACAAGAACACTCTAAGGGAGCTTCAGGAGGAGCGAGAGAGGTGCCGGGCAGCCGCCGATTCCAGCCTGTCGCTGAAAAAGGAGCTCAAACAGCTTACGGAGAACTTCCAGAGGCTGAAATACGCCTGCAGCATCACCGATAACCAACTAACGGAGGTGGAAACGATGCTGAAATCCGAGCAGGATCGAAACAAGTCCCAAAAGTCCCAGTTGGATGCTGTCTATGAGAAGCTGAGGGAGCGAAACGATCAACTTACCGAGCTGCGAAAGCAAATGGCTGCCATTGAGTCCGAGAAGCGTCTGGCCGAACAGCGGGCCCAAGTCCTGGCGTCCGAGCTCGAGGAAACCAGACTCCACCTCAAGGATCAGCAAAAGAAGTTGGTTTCCCAGCAGGATCAGTTGGTGGAGCAGACAAACGCTCTGTTTGCCACCCAAGAGCGCGCAGATCTCTTGGATGGTGAGAATGCCAATTACCAAGTCCAGACCGCTGACTCTGTGCGAGAAATGCTCAACCTAAAGGAGGAGAATGCTCGCATTCTAAGCGAACTTTTCCACAAGAAGGAGGAGGTGAGCAACCTGCAGGCAGCTGTCAGAGATCTGGAATCCGCTCAGGCAGACTTGCATGCAGAGATCGATTCCCTGCAGGACACCCTGGCCGAAAAGGAGCAGTTCTATGTGCAGAGGGACATCAAATCCAATGCCACCTTGGCCCAGCACAAGAAGTTGATAGATTACTTGcaggtaaatatattttggaaaGATAactttagtttatatttcCGTAATTTACATGGCTTTTAATCCTTCAGCTCAAGGTGGAGGATCTGTcagcaaaaaagaagaaaacccTGGCCGACAAGCTCTTTGGTTCCAGCCACACCAACAAGGAGAATGTCTCGCCCAACGATGTGGAGTCTTCTATACTCTACCGAGCGCTAAAGGAGGAACTGAAGCGCGAACAAAAGCTGTCGAGCATGTTGAAGGAGCAAATAGCGCAGTTGAATGGTGAGTGCAGGCGAAATGGCAAGTTTAACCAACTTTTATGggaaaaaatttagttttttgtttaaaaaagagtttatttatagaatataCTGTAAAAGTTACGAGCTCTTTACCCATTTTTCAGGAACAGCAACCCTGCGCTCTCCTCGCAAGACATCGGCAGTTAATGGTGACTCGGATGCCCCAAAGCAGCGACCCGTAAGCATTGCTGTCCTGCCGCGCTCCCCTCAGAAGCAGGTGGAGTCCCTGAAACGTACTGCAAGCCACGTGGAACTGAAGACCACCGAAAAGACAACAAGCAGTGTGGAGCAGGCGCATCATCGTTTCGAATTGGCTCTGCAGGAGTCCAAAGAAGGTGCCGCGGACTGTGTGGTCTGTGGCCAAGCCATCGTGGCGGGTTCACCCTTCTGGAAGTGTAAGGAGTGCAAGGATGTGACGCACCGCAAATGCCGGGCCAATGTCCAGGGAAATTGTGGAACCAAGCAGCCAACGGCCCCGCCAGCCGATGAGGATCTGGGTAGTATTCCTTCCGGGTCTTGCATTAATCTGGATAGCGAGGAGAACAGCGACTATATAGGAACCCTGGTCTATAGCTGTGATGGTCCCGAGGATGCTGATCAGGCAGCCAGAAAGGATATCGAGGTAAACTGCGCCTTTGAGGTGGCCGAGCAGCAGATCCTTCTGTTGGGCTGCAATACGGGCTTGTATGCATATCACTTGGACTCGCAGCGACTGCTCCACATCAAGGGCATTGAGTCCGTGAGCTGCATGTCCATCTGCCTGCGCCTGGCCAAGGCTATTATGGTGGATACAGTTGGCGAGAAGCTGTATCAGTGCGACTTCCGGCAGTTGGAGTCGCGTTGCCACAGCTCTAGTGCCTGTCACAAGCCCGTTTTGGAGACCTCGGCCATCGAGCTGCCCTTCGCGAATCGCACATCCTCGGAAAAGTGGAAACTGGTGCTGATTTCGGACGAGGCGGAGAACGCCTTGGATTCGGTGGCCATTGCTGCTACATCCACCAGAATTGTCATCTTGAAATACGATCTTAAAGTGCACATGTTTAAGCCCGTTCGAGCCTTGGACACTGCCACTCCCGTCACTTCGATATTCTTTACGCGCCACTCGGCCATTGTCACCTCGGACAAGTTCTACGAGATCGATTTGGTCAACTATGCGGCCGAGGAGTTTGTAGATCTGGCCGAAAAGTCCATGCAAAACACTGCCAAATGGCAGCCATTGACGGCCGTACGAATTTCTCGGCAGGAATACCTGCTTTGCTTTGCGGAGAGCGGCGTCTTTGTGGATGAGTTTGGTTGCCGTTCCAGGCCGTACGACTTGAACTGGATGTATGCCCCCACTGGGTTTGTCTACCGCGAGCCCTTCTTGTTCGTTTCCCACTACCAGAGTGTCCAGATTATCCGTTTGCATCGATCCTTTAGCAAGGAGTTGGCCAACGGAGAAGACAATAGCTCGGAGACATCCGAGTCGCCGGAACTGCAGCGTGTCTACTTGCCCCACTACATGTCCACTCTGCTGGCGAACAGCGGAGATGTCAATCTGTATACGCTCTCGATTGACAAGAGGCCCTGTAATGGCACACAGAAGATCTATCACTTGGACACGATCCAGGCGTTCAAGAAGAAGCTGAACATTTCCCTGGAGACCATTTCATCGATGGCCACAACAGTGACCAGCGGCTCCACGATGACAGGTGATAGTGTATAGAAAAGGGAATATGAAATGTAAAAGGTACTACAGTGTCTCagtagtaaatattttttaatacttaatataaattattcttAAACCTTAAAGAAAATCTCAGAAATCTATGGACCACTTCTTaaccattttaattgaatttaattacaaaattgaACTTATTGTAACCACTTTTCCATTTAGTTTTTAACTTTTACTTAAAagacatatataaatattttttataacctTTGTGCtgtaaaaaacacaaataaaatgaGTCTCGGTTTTTAAAAGGagtgattttttatttttatgtgaaAACCTAGAACGTTTGGTGGATCTTAGAATGGATTTAACTTAGCTAAGTTACACCAGAAGAAGAGCAAAGCTCTATTTGGAGGTTCCCTGTGTTACGTATGAGAACCACTAATACACTGCtacaaaattgcaaaattTAGAATCTTCCTAATTTCCAGGGGGACGTATAGGGGCGTGGCAAACATAGATTAGATTTCTTATATTATAGAACTATTTGTTCTAAGTTGATTCTAAGTGGCTGACCCCAAGCAGGAGCGATAGCTTTCCAAAATTCGAAGGTATATCTGGGCGCCAAGCTTTTTGGGGGTAATCCCAGGGTAGCTTTTCGGCAACAGCAGCTTTCAATGTCCCGCAACGCGAAAGCCCCCAGAGAGATGGCTCGTGGTGGTGTCTGTTGTCCGCTCACCGCTCTCCACTACTGTGACAGAGCGGGTCGCTGGACGCGGAACTGCAGCAGCACCGCCGTAACCGTAAATTGTGataattgatttcaatttgtttCATGAAAGCGGCGGCGGCACCCTTCTCCAGCGAGATGTTTCAAACGAAGCTGGACCTTTGCGCGCGCAGTATGGTTGCAGACTCCACGACGGCCGAACAGAATGCGTCGAGGACGACGCTGATATGCCGGGCATGTCTTGTGCTCCTGGGTCCCCAGGATGCCGCCTACAGCCTGGACAGCGAACAGGACCTGGCGAGGAAATATTTTGGCTGCACTGGTGCCGATCCGGGAAAAGATGAGGACGATGTGCTGGCCCAACTGGTGGTCCTGAAGAGCATCTGCGAGTGTTGCTATCAATTAGTGCAAAAATTCTATGCATTTCAACGCATGTGCGAAGAGTCCTCGCGCAACTTTCAGAAGCTGCTCCAGGACATAGACTTGTACTGCCTCAAGGCCCAGGAGGATGCAGTTCCAGCTTTACCGGATACTCCTTCGGAGAGCAATGAGTCCACTAATCAGGAGGAGCTAGCGGAGGCCCCAAGCATGGAATCAATTGAGGAGATTGTGAGTGTGTACACCCATGTGTCTCCACTTTAATCTAATCACCATATCGGTGCTTGATTTTGTTGCCTAGCAGCAGCAGGGGAAAAAGACAACGCTTCCTCCTACGCGGCGGGGCGgtcataaacataaacatttcTGAGTATTTGTTTGTATACAACTATTTTTGTTTGCCGCGATAGCGTATCGAGGAAAGGAGGCACGTCTCaaatcttttatttatttgatttttttttttaaggtataTACATCTTTAtagatgtatgtatatagttttttatggcttctaaattaaaagtgtatttttaataaatttcaaaagatATCCAGTAATATCTAGACAGGcgaattatttgtatttgcatAGAAGaagctgaaataaaataaatcaaaattatatataaaagttctTTAGATCCATGATAAGtgcaaagtaaaaaaataattataaatttgctCAGATTTATAATGCTTACTATTATCTCTCATTTCTGTTCAGATATATTGTGATATATTActattatcattatcattattatttctcATTTCCATACAAAAGTTTTTCCTAGAGCTCTTTAAATCTATGATCTAGGCAACCAAAAGTGTTTCTTTATCTAATTCAGATAGTATTATGTAGATAGCGAAGTCTACATATATTGCCTCAGATCAATGGCCCTGAACTACTAAAGAATTTTTCTTCCTCTATTACCTGCCTTGAAAGAGTGATAAGATAATTGAGTTGATAACACAAGGGTAGAAGtatagtttattaaaaaaaaggcttACGAGAATCCTAAACTGTAATGCAGAAATGAAGTattttatcttaaatatatttttattcatatataaattagtttatcctttaaaactattgaaaaaaaaaaacaactttcaagtaatttgttcagaatttaatttaacaaaaatctttTGAATAGTACAATTATTTTCACATTATTGTATAAGTATTTACTAAtagattaatttttaaataaaaaaaaaatcattgtttattaataactttttactctactggtttttattttcaagataTATGAATTAGCTTTtcctttaaaacttttttaatttcaaataaaaatacataatcaTTCCCAAAATGtcttaaaaatttgtcaaagaatattaatgataTCTTGCATTGTTTTAGAtaagtttttaagttttttaaaaatcaatgttTCTGAATACCTCCAGActctgcattttattttaaaattatttataaattagttTCTCATTTGaaagtatttaaatacataaaataaggatgaaatttc
Proteins encoded:
- the tral gene encoding protein LSM14 homolog A isoform X2, giving the protein MSGGLPELGSKISLISKADIRYEGRLYTVDPQECTIALSSVRSFGTEDRDTQFQIAPQSQIYDYILFRGSDIKDIRVVNNHTLPHHNDPAIMQAQLQNGPPQVMPQHFPMPSGMNAPPQQQQQQQQVPPQQPPHGAPSMPGVGGGSGGSGAPGGPGYGNGNPFGNLGGPNLANMVGNSGGGSLAPGSGAPGSGPFMHIGGNQQQQKPQQKQPISVLDMLAGASRSTTPISLIVSPTAELTQQQQLHQQQNAAQGGGNGRDAGHKRQNHQQHHQQAQQQRGGSNSNNMQQQQRGGGSGNDFYNQHQQQRDRRDSGRQMDNNYNNNYNNNQRNRGGGNGMQQQQQQQRGGNGGGGGNGGNGAWNMHRGGNGQNTNNMMMRNRGMGSRGPMRPNQNYRPQSANQNKPRNKIKFEGDFDFEQANNKFEELRSQLAKLKVADDATTNKSVTSNSTATTTTTATNEQVGEEKLEGAPTLNGETDKKDDSGNETGAGEHEPEEDDVHVCYDKTKSFFDNISCEAAQDRSKNKKNDWRQERKLNTETFGVSSTRRGSYRGRNHYYNNGNMGAGNGGMNSGYGGAQGYNRNNYNRMGGGGNYRNRSNNRNNGGGGGGNGRGGNGQPNITNGNAANTAAALKAANNAAGSGSNATDSTSNATTATSKSTSLLPEQTQQVAAVCE
- the tral gene encoding protein LSM14 homolog A isoform X8, whose translation is MSGGLPELGSKISLISKADIRYEGRLYTVDPQECTIALSSVRSFGTEDRDTQFQIAPQSQIYDYILFRGSDIKDIRVVNNHTLPHHNDPAIMQAQLQNGPPQVMPQHFPMPSGMNAPPQQQQQQQQVPPQQPPHGAPSMPGVGGGSGGSGAPGGPGYGNGNPFGNLGGPNLANMVGNSGGGSLAPGSGAPGSGPFMHIGGNQQQQKPQQKQPNMLAGASRSTTPISLIVSPTAELTQQQQLHQQQNAAQGGGNGRDAGHKRQNHQQHHQQAQQQRGGSNSNNMQQQQRGGGSGNDFYNQHQQQRDRRDSGRQMDNNYNNNYNNNQRNRGGGNGMQQQQQQQRGGNGGGGGNGGNGAWNMHRGGNGQNTNNMMMRNRGMGSRGPMRPNQNYRPQSANQNKPRNKIKFEGDFDFEQANNKFEELRSQLAKLKVADDATTNKSVTSNSTATTTTTATNEQLNGETDKKDDSGNETGAGEHEPEEDDVHVCYDKTKSFFDNISCEAAQDRSKNKKNDWRQERKLNTETFGVSSTRRGSYRGRNHYYNNGNMGAGNGGMNSGYGGAQGYNRNNYNRMGGGGNYRNRSNNRNNGGGGGGNGRGGNGQPNITNGNAANTAAALKAANNAAGSGSNATDSTSNATTATSKSTSLLPEQTQQVAAVCE
- the tral gene encoding protein LSM14 homolog B isoform X5 codes for the protein MSGGLPELGSKISLISKADIRYEGRLYTVDPQECTIALSSVRSFGTEDRDTQFQIAPQSQIYDYILFRGSDIKDIRVVNNHTLPHHNDPAIMQAQLQNGPPQVMPQHFPMPSGMNAPPQQQQQQQQVPPQQPPHGAPSMPGVGGGSGGSGAPGGPGYGNGNPFGNLGGPNLANMVGNSGGGSLAPGSGAPGSGPFMHIGGNQQQQKPQQKQPNMLAGASRSTTPISLIVSPTAELTQQQQLHQQQNAAQGGGNGRDAGHKRQNHQQHHQQAQQQRGGSNSNNMQQQQRGGGSGNDFYNQHQQQRDRRDSGRQMDNNYNNNYNNNQRNRGGGNGMQQQQQQQRGGNGGGGGNGGNGAWNMHRGGNGQNTNNMMMRNRGMGSRGPMRPNQNYRPQSANQNKPRNKIKFEGDFDFEQANNKFEELRSQLAKLKVADDATTNKSVTSNSTATTTTTATNEQVGEEKLEGAPTLNGETDKKDDSGNETGAGEHEPEEDDVHVCYDKTKSFFDNISCEAAQDRSKNKKNDWRQERKLNTETFGVSSTRRGSYRGRNHYYNNGNMGAGNGGMNSGYGGAQGYNRNNYNRMGGGGNYRNRSNNRNNGGGGGGNGRGGNGQPNITNGNAANTAAALKAANNAAGSGSNATDSTSNATTATSKSTSLLPEQTQQVAAVCE
- the tral gene encoding protein LSM14 homolog A isoform X7: MSGGLPELGSKISLISKADIRYEGRLYTVDPQECTIALSSVRSFGTEDRDTQFQIAPQSQIYDYILFRGSDIKDIRVVNNHTLPHHNDPAIMQAQLQNGPPQVMPQHFPMPSGMNAPPQQQQQQQQVPPQQPPHGAPSMPGVGGGSGGSGAPGGPGYGNGNPFGNLGGPNLANMVGNSGGGSLAPGSGAPGSGPFMHIGGNQQQQKPQQKQPISVLDMLAGASRSTTPISLIVSPTAELTQQQQLHQQQNAAQGGGNGRDAGHKRQNHQQHHQQAQQQRGGSNSNNMQQQQRGGGSGNDFYNQHQQQRDRRDSGRQMDNNYNNNYNNNQRNRGGGNGMQQQQQQQRGGNGGGGGNGGNGAWNMHRGGNGQNTNNMMMRNRGMGSRGPMRPNQNYRPQSANQNKPRNKIKFEGDFDFEQANNKFEELRSQLAKLKVADDATTNKSVTSNSTATTTTTATNEQLNGETDKKDDSGNETGAGEHEPEEDDVHVCYDKTKSFFDNISCEAAQDRSKNKKNDWRQERKLNTETFGVSSTRRGSYRGRNHYYNNGNMGAGNGGMNSGYGGAQGYNRNNYNRMGGGGNYRNRSNNRNNGGGGGGNGRGGNGQPNITNGNAANTAAALKAANNAAGSGSNATDSTSNATTATSKSTSLLPEQTQQVAAVCE